CACTGGGTTCGGACAAATGCTGCGTAGTGTGTTCAGTTGTGGAAGCTGTGGTGTTATCCCAAAGCAGTAACTAATTTGTTAGAATGCAGGCCCACTCAGACAGGCCCTTTGTATGAGACAAGTAGGGGGTACGGTGGAGAATGGAAAACCACAGGCTCGCAACCACCAGCAACCAGCCTTTTTTATgtcctgaataaaaaaaaataaaaaaaacggAGCTGTTTTCctccacactctctctctctctctcggcaCTCGTTCTCACTTGCACTGTTGCTAGTCTCCCTTGACTACTAAAACCAGTCGGATGTCTGAAATGTTTTCGCCTTCATTTTCACTTGAAGCTGGCtgagcaagagaaagagaaatagtCAGTTTTTAGGTTTGCGACAGAGTGGAAATAATTAGCAAGGCTCCATTTCCAAATAATGTTATTTTCCCCCATTAAAATAAAGATCCTTGCTTAGATCATCTTTTAGGCTTTTGTCCCTCATAATTTTTCAGAATCAAACTTTCAACGATAGTCTATTTGTTCATGAGTTCTcctttcatccattttttttttagagggtTTTCTCTCTAGAACAATAAAATACCACAAGTGTTCGTATTTTCTCTTGATCTTGGATGGCCGACCTGTGAAATTCTTCATTAATGCTGTTTTGACTCTGTCAATGTGTGTGGACTGGGTCGTTGCATGTAGACGGCCAAACTAACATGCAGGACACCCGAGCAGTGTCATCAACCAGAGCTGTTTCGTGTCATTAACAACGATCTTCTTTCCCACCATTTATGAGTCTAATATTGTTTTCaaggatgttaaaaaaaaaaagagtcctgtctccaactctgtgtgtgtgtctgtacggCTGCCTCGAATGGCCTTCAAGCATGTTTTTAATATCATCGTCACCAGTTGTCTTGATTGTTGATCTTTGTCAGTCGAATATGAAGGTCTCTGAGTATGACAAATGATTCTTAATggaccttttttaaaatgtgaaaaaacaagGAGATGGGAACCATTTTTTAAACAGGAAAGAAATCCAAAACTTAAAATCTGTGCATAGTCTACTGAACGGTAGATGTGACTTCCAAGAACATGCACTCATCATCAGGCCATGAGGTATTTCACGGTCTATTTATCTTGAACTTTAGAAGTGGTTCCCTTCTACTTgattttcttgctttctctATTTTAGTTTGGTCACTGACCCTCACTCCATCTTTTGTCCTGTGCGATTCCCTCATCCCAGGCCGACGAGCGGTACCGTAAGAACATTCAGGGCTCCCCTCAGACTGCCCCTCCTCCCAAGCAGCCCCCTTTGCCTCCCCGCTCCTCTGAACCGTTCTCCAATGGCGGCTCCTCCGAGGCCTCCGCCATGCACCGACCCATGGAGCCTCAGGTAACGCCTTCCTCCTTCCTCGtccctttcctctttctcctgtcGCTCTCTTCCTCACCTTCCTCACAGCTGGATTCGTGTATTCACACAAAGAGCGAAGCAACAGCAGGGACAGTTCTGGGTCGGAAGGGTGCTATCATGTATCTGGATGTGTCCGCCAAATATCTGCAAGCACCAGCTGCTGCGAAAgaaattagattagatttagattacttttgagtttttaaaaattcaatgaGAGGATTTTATATTGACTGTATCTCACTTCAGTGCAGTGGGTTGAAGTGCAGTTAATATATCTGAATCCTAAGTCATTTTAAAACTATCTGGACTAGCACCATATAGTTTTGAAGCCCTCTGggtaagaagaagaaaatagtgtgttattgtgtgtttggATGAATTTTCTCACTGTGACACCTTTTCGATTTCTCCAGTTGTTTTCTGGCAGTTGACTCTCACAAGAAGTCACCATTATAGGTATTTCAGACGGTAGCATCAATAGTAAAGCGGGATAGATCCGGCTCCTCATCAGCCCCACCCTGCTCCTATTAATGGTTTTACACCAACAGCAGTTTATCATCTATGTGTCATGTTGTTCAATGTGTCACCTTTGTTTAGTTTTCTTTCCACTGAGCAAATTGACCTATTATTTACTCTCTGCAAGGAGTGCATACTCAAACACAAGTGAGTAAGAAGTGCAATTATATACTGAACACCAGTCTGTACTGTAGATCCGGAGCTGAGTAATTTAAAACCGTCACCACAGAGGAAAATGCGTCTGTATGTGTGCTTTTACAGACTAAGTCAACAATCCAAGAACAGACTAATCCATAAATTATCCAATTTCTACTTAATGTCACTTAAATCCTACCAttggtttttatatttttgcaaaGCAGCACCTACAACTAGAATAACTTAATTATACAAAATAGTCACTTGAAGCATTTGCATCAATCTGAAACCAAGACAATCAACAATCATCGTTTTGTGTCGTGCTTTGTCtgctgtatgcatgtgtatatcTAAATGCATGTATGTGAAAAGCCACACACATCTTCCCTCATGTCTCACTGTGTTGTCTGCTTGTttcacctcccctcctccttcctccctcctccctcctcctcttcctcttgtccccccctcctccctccctaaAAAGGTCCAGTGGTCCCACCTGGCCGCTCTAAAGAGCAGCAACAGCGCcgccccctctcctcctcctccgcccgTGGTCTCTCGCTCCCAGTCCTTCAGCGAGCCCGGCGGCGTGACCTCTAGCTTTGCACAACTCCACCTGCGTTCCCAGGAcccccaccatcaccaccaccatcaccacccatCGCCCGCACGCACTGACCCCCAGCCCCAACTTCCCCTCCACCACCCTCAGGCTCAGCCTCGGGCCGAACACCAGGCCAGCAGCGAGGAAGTGCCTCCAAAGGTAAGGAGCTGACCCTCCCCTGATTCCCTCCCTTCCCTCGACTCTCCCTTCCCTCATTCACTTCTTGTCATGCAAGCCACTTCTCTTATCATGCTGTCTGTCTGCGTTTGCCTTGCTGTGTTCAGTCTCATTTGTTGATCAACATTGAACACTGATGCCAAATGCAACTATATATATAAGTTATATAAGTTGTATTAAAACCATTTCTGGGCCCACAAATGGCGTTAAGAGGTAAAAATGTGAACTTTGCATCTCCATAACTCAGAAATTATATGACATGATGTCGATAAACAGCGTATTCCTCCGACTTGATCAATGTGCGGGAGGGGTGCTAGTATTGGGGAAGTTCTGCCGCCCCTGAGGAGTTCTCTGAGAGCTGTCGgttaagaaaaaatgttgtatttcaCTGTTCGTTGTCTGTTGGTATTAAACTCTTGgaatcacattttcagttttaacatGTCTGTGATTCCCAATATTGTGCTCAATGTCTGTAGCTGAAGAGTTGAATGAAGaactgctcttttttttcctcatcacaATAGAATTTGTACAGATGATTTACATTGAGTAACATGTTGAAGTTCATGCTTGATGATGCAGCAGTGCAGTCTGTGGATCCGAATATGGTAAATGCAGACGGTGTTCATTTTTCTGTTAGgttgatatatatatttgtgagatGTTTCATTTGTTGGTTTAATGGGTTTAACATACATATACCTGCCACTGTGTGAAGACCTTTGAATCTGTCTTCTCCAGGTACCAGTGAGGACTACATCCAGGTCTCCGGTACTGTCGCGCCGAGAGTCCCCTCTGCCATCACAGCCTGGCAACCAGGGCGGACAGAGGAATGCTGGCGGGTAAGTAAAGAGACCTCAGAATGTGTACGCATTTCTCctttatgtgtctgtatgtagctGCTTTTAAAGTTTTGAGGCAATTGTGCACATTTAAGCTGTTTAAAGTTGTAAAAGCTAATTATAAGAATTGGTTACTAGTGTTACTAGTGACAACACTGGTGGAAAAACAAAGCTGTAAAGTCTGTACATGTTAATTTGGTAAAAAACTAAATCACATATACTAATATACTCATACATAACTGATAGATTTAGCAAATACCACtaacaaaatgaacaattatTTAATTAGAATTCAGAGCTTTTATTAAATCATCAATAACAGGTAGACGAAAGAAAAAAGTTCAAGTTTCTGGAAGTGTGAAGAGAAACTAGTCCCTCATTTTAATGTTATGCATTTGATTAAGACTAATGTGAGATGTCAGGCATGTTATCAgaagcacaaaaaaaagcatattaacattcaattaaataaaaggGCTAATCCTACTGTGAATTATATGTGAATCATATCACTATGTGACCCCACTGAGCTTGTTCATGTGTCTTTGTTCCTTGCGGCAGTAACGTGGAGCAGCGCCCGCTGTGGGACCGAGTGGAAAAGCTGCAGCCTCGGCCAGGCAGCGGCAGCTCCTCCGGCTCTTCCAACTCCAGCTCCCAGGCCAGTTCTGGGGACCGCTTCAGGCCACGCTGTGAGTCCCCTGGTACTGTACTCGGCCACATTTCACTCACTACTAACCGCTAATGAATACATTATGAGTATTACCATATAAACATCATTCTTACTCCATACCACGGTGTATTATCTGCACATGCTCTTGCAcgttttgtgatgttttttacaGGCCGTTGAAGACCTCCTGGCGCTATTGTTTCCCCTCACTAACACTATTTCCTTTTGTTCACTCAAAGCTTCCTCCAAATCTGAAGGATCACCTCTCCAGCGGCCTGAAAACGTTcccaaaaaacaagatgaaaagaACCTCGCCAGGCCTACTCGACCGGCTGTAAGTCCACCGTTTCTAAAGCGCTGGTTAAACTTCTTTGATGCTGAATAGgtgaaaactgtttttgtttttcttccacttgtgtttttctctattttactACCACTTCACATGAATCCAATGGTTCGTGATTGTTGGGGAACCTCTTAGGGTGATGTGGTAAGCCTATTAAATGAGATTACATAATCACACCTCTGCTATGCTTGCACCATTGCCCCACTCATTGcatcagtgtttcctctgtattCATTTAGCAGCGGTGCGCGACCACAGCAGGAACATTACCACCACTGAAAGAGAGAATGTTAAATCGATATAAAGATTGTTAACTTAACGTTAAGCATTAAGCCTTAATGTTATCTAAAACTAAAGTGTAGGCCAGATGCTTTAGAAGTAGTGATTATATagcaattaaaaacatttttaacactgGAGCCTCAACTTTAAACATAACTTAGacccaaacagcagcagatatGGGACAACACTAGAATTATTGCCAAAAGCACCACCGATGTATTAAAattacagaggaaacactgttgCATTATGTGATTGAGGTTTGTCGGCCTGTCACGATAACTACTTTTGTCGGACAATATATAGTCCCAGAAATAATTGTGATAAATgatattattgtcattgtttgACCATGTTATGCCACtgatataatgataatataatagcATAATAATGCAAGTACACCCTTTCAAAGAGCAATGAACTTTCAATTCTTACAAATATGCAGACATCGGAATGGGAATGTCATCAAAATCTTTCATGCAAGCTTAGTTGGGATTGCCTGCACATGGCTCCCACCTCTGAGGTCACATGTAGACATGGAAGTGGCCAGGCAGTAATGGTGGCTTTTCTGTGGATTCAAGAGGGGGTGGTGGCCCCTGGTGCATGAGGGGGGGAagtgattgatttgatttattgattgggacagtgtgcagttttaaacacaaagatgcactgcaccggagttagctcgaagtgaatttgcatccgtagtcccccacaatcaaaatgtacaacagcacaacaacaaatagtacaaagcaaacaaaaacaaaaccaaaaaaaacacacagaacacacaatagaaaatacaaagctcagtggtcacacagctgattggtctttagtacatgtttttaatctgaGGGTGGGTGCTACACTTCCATGAAAATGCCGACCCGCCATCATGGGCCAGGACAGAGTTATTTATACGGTTAATTGCATATGAGCGGCGCCGCCAGCTTGCACATTCCCCACTCGGGACATGTACTTAGCTTATGTGACATGAATAGCTTATTAGCCGCTAACGTGGAGTGTGAGATATCTGCCTGTGATGTGGAGGCCAGGGAAGAGCGGGCCTAATGCGCTGCCATACCCTTCTTTGAGTTTTAACAGCAGGATCGAAAACTGTATTTATCAAAATGCTGATACCTTCTGCAAACAACCTGctgaaacaggtagacagattATTTGGCTCTAATAGATTGTATGCTGTTTATTCTGGCATCACGTTGGCTAAAACGTCTGTGACACtcttatgtaaacaaacacgcATGCAAACACAACAGACAATATCAAGGTCAGCAGAAATGATCGAGGTCATGTCCATATATCGTACGATAAGTCGATAACATAATTATCGTGACAGGCCTAGAGGTTTGCGATAAAAGAACTTTGAGAGGATTGATGCAATAATtctttgtatttctgtcattggTAACTGTCCTCTCTGCCTGTGATGTGATTGCCTTCTGCTGGCATCTTGCCTTGTGCCTGCACAGTTCCCTCCCACTTTATTGCTTGtcatcaacaaaacacacatggcGCTAGAAGGGTTAAAACCCTCTGCAGCAGTTTCCTGAGCCTGGATTTTGAATGCAAGCACATCTGAATGCAAACACACTCCTTCTGTTTCCTTGTACTTGTCAGAATGGCTCTTAATCTCACCTGGCTTTGTTGTCAGATAAACTGTGGCCCATTTGCTTTGTTGAAAACGTCAGGGAAGTATCCCTCCTCCCTTTCTCGCTTGTCACTGACCTTACAAGACTGCATTATTAAATCTGCAAGGGAGAAGCAGAGGGCAATGTGGTTACAAGACTTGGACTCCAGAGGGTATGATATTAAGCTAGGAATCagaaaattgttattttttcaaacaatatGTTGCAAGAAGACTAACTGGAATCACAGCCCTAGTCCAACAAGGCttcaaactgacatttttcttttctttggccTTTTGTTGAGCCCAGGGCTGAGTTGCTCATGTCAACTCTGCAGCCCAGAGAGAAAGCTAATCCAAAAAAGTGGGCAAAATTTCCCACTACACATACCAAGAGATCTGAGGCTGTAGGTATAGTAAGTTGAACACAGGGGCAAGAACTGATAGATGGCTGAAAGTTTATATGAAGCGAGGAGGGATGACTTCAAGACTCAGATTGTCTAGAATATGAGAGCCTCACATTACGAAgattagttaaaaaaaaaacaactaattttgAATCTACTAAGGCGTCATTCTAGACAACATAAGTTTTGTCAAAATATCAGACTTCTAAGACTTCATCACTGTTCCTCTCAGGACCTGACAGCTCTGGCCAAGGAGCTTCGCGCAGTAGACGACGTGCGGCCTCCCCACAAGGTGACCGACTACTCCTCCTCGAGCGAGGATTCGGGCACCACTGACGAGGACGACGACGAGGAGGTGGACCAGGAGGCTGGAGAGGAGTCCACCTCAGGAGCTGAGGACTCCAGGGCTGGGTAGGTCGAACTGTAATGATGCTTTGCATTCATCTTTGTCTGTGAGACATGAAACAGGCGCTGCTCTTGAATTTTATGCTTTATTGTAGAACATAACAAGATATATTTACTTGTAATTGAAGCATGAGAGaaacattatattataaagAGAATAAACATGTATATTGACCCCAGAGGATGTGCATTTTGCATGGCTTCTCTGCATGACTGTTAACACTGGTCTGGTTACGGACATCAGATATTCCCATGGCTTCTGCAGGCGGCTGAGTAACGGGGAGACAGAGTCCGCTAAAACCATGCTGGTTGAAGACTCAGAGAGCGACCAAGCCACTACGCCCTCCAAGGATGGCACTCTGGTCATCAGACAGGTAAGTTAAAAGCATATTCTGCTCGTATATAGTTGATAGAAATgacattttcctctttctttgtcCAGTGTCTGTTTATCCACTCATTCTCCACCATTTCTATATATTATCATgccttttttatgttttttttttaaactattagTCATTGTAGACTTTCtgcttcacatttcacatctaATACGTTTGATTATAGATTGTATTTACAGTGACATGCACAGCAGTGGAGGACTTTAGGAATATCTTATATATGATGTGGGAATAAGAGGATCTTGTTGTGAGATAAAAGAGTAACTCGTAACACAGAGCTGCCAAAGGTAAACGTAcagctcctccttctctccaccTGCTTGCTCGAGCCCAAGTGTGCCTGTTCTTGCTTCCAGAGCACCGTTGACATAAAGCGGTTGGTCAATCTCTCTTCCCCGGCTGGCCCCGGTCATGGCCAAGGCCAGCCCCAACCCCCCGGCCACAGCCTCCAAGAGAAAAATGGCTTTGCCGGCCGCATACACCACCTACCAGACCTTATCCAGCAGAGCCACCActccccttcctcttcttcaaccatcccttcctcctcctcctcctcctcttcctccttcccctCATCATCTAGCCATGCCAGTCCTGCCATGTCCCCACAGAATTCCCTGGACAAGCTCACTGCCATAGAGGTATGTCACCCTCACACCACTGGGGACAAACAGCCAAGGGATGGGCTGTTGTGGAGTGTACAGGCTTAGACGTGCAGTGTGCCTCTGTGtggccttgttttttttttaaaatcttgacCACTAAAGCAAACATGCCTCCATCTCCAAGCCTGTACACACCTACAGCCCCGTCCTCGGTTGTTTTCTCCGAGCATCTCTGCACCTTATCCTGCCCCCCCCTCTGTGTCCTCCTGGCTTCACTCTGGCTCTCCTCTGCCCCCTTCTGGCTTGGCTGACACCTGGTTTGAATCTcctgaactgctgctgctgctgctgcaacccTTCCACTGCATTGCACTGTGTCACTGCTAACACTGGTGCCTCCTGGTGGTAGAACGTGGTCATGGCATGGAGGAAACTAAACTGGAGCTTCTTGGGGGTGAACTACAAACAAGCGTATCTTCGCTGCTTTGAGTAGTAGTACTAGTGTTGGGCGATAGCATGTCTGGTGTGATGGTTTTGCAGAATTTTTAAAACACCAAACACGTAAATcctatatatttttaatgttgattAGTATATATTATTTCCCCTTTTTGTAGTGTGACACATAACGTTGCAAACAAGATGCATCTTGGGTGGTGGAATAATGATCCTCTTCTGTCTGTGCTTTATTAGGAGcagctttttcttttaacaCTTCACAGCAACCAGATCATTTCTCATTTCCCTCAACACATTTCTTTCCCTGTCACACATGTTGTTTTCCTCTCTTACATTTCTGTCCACGCCAGCTTCAAAAAGAACTAACTGCACGccatcttttcatttgatttgttatTAACTCGAATGTCAGTGGAAACTATGTGTTCCCAATTTCCTGTGTCATAAAAATTGCAGTATGTCATTGTTTTAGCCAGTATGATTGAATACAGTTCAGATGAATGCTGCTGTTTATGATCCCCCAGAGGGAGAACTGTAACTCATATGCTCAAAACTGAGGGCGTGTTTTGCTAATGTAGATTAAATCAACAGCTCTAAATTATAGTCAGTTTTTTTAAGTCAGCACTGGTATAACAAATCTTTATGTCATGGTTTGGACCACAGTTCTAATTTCTGAGTTAGATCTGCTGTTCACTATCTGTGTTACAGTTTTGTTGTCTCTTCGCTCCATTTTGAATAGGAATACTGTTAAATCCAGTCGTCTAGACAAAAAGTGAATGGGTGCTTTTTAAGTACAAGttgttttctaaatgtttttaatctttgtCAGACCCAGTCAGAAAGCAACTCCATGTCCAAACACaagtcttcctcttccttcacTCCCTTCATCGACCCACGCCTTCTCCAGATCTCTCCATCCAGCGGCAGCTCCCTCAACAACATGGGTAGGTCAACAACTAACTGACCGTTTGAAGCgtcctcagtttttttttccacaatagCTTCTCCCCCACacattttttgaacatttttcccATGAAATTATGTTGAACGATCTGAGCTGAGGATTCGGGCAGTTCAAACTATCATGTTGCCTaatggattatataactccCACATCATTGCTGGTCATTCGTTGACATGCATGAGCTGTCTACATCAAACTGAAACCTGTActttctttatcctttctgttttgttgcactgctgtgggctgggaggaacagcagtttgttttttttgtgtatgcaaatacacaagaaaatgacaaactaaatcttgaatgaGTCAAGTTGTACGTTGTACATTATAGTCTTATACTGGCAAATATTGGCAGCATAATCCCACATACATGATGTCAATAAACTGAATGAGTATTTATGAAGataaacagagacacacacacacacacacacacagcaccatTTCTTCAGATCAGGCACCAGGTTTCTCATTGATAAGTTAAGTAATTTGTGGCATTCAGTCTGACTTGTTCTATCTCTGTGCCCCCTCCAGCAGGATTTGGGCAGGACGGACGGCTGGCGGACCCGCTGAGGTCTGACCCATCCCGTAAAGGTTCAGTTGTCAACGTCAACCCAGTCAACACACGCCCGCCGAGCGACACGCCAGAGATTCGCAAGTACAAGAAGAGGTTCAACTCTGAGATCCTGTGTGCTGCACTCTGGGgtaagtgtgtcttaaaaaaaataaccatgTGATGTGGTAGTGTACTACATACAAACCCTGGTAGGGAATCATAGTCTTGCTCAGATACACAGCAGTAGGAGCTCTACTTATCTGTgttcatttgtatgtttttgtacatGATCTCTCCAGGAGTGAACCTGCTGGTGGGGACAGAGAGTGGTCTGATGCTGCTGGACCGGAGCGGTCAGGGGAAGGTCTACCCCCTGATCAACAGACGACGCATCCAGCAGATGGACGTCCTGGAGGGACTCAATGTCCTGGTCACCATATCAGGTAAATGCTACTTCGCACAGATATTGAGTTTTGTCCTTAACTATGAAGGGATTCATTTTTATGCCTCCACGCTGGCAACAGCCGTGGctggaggcattatgtttttatGTCGTCCGTCCATCCGTCCCATTCTCATGATGCAATATCTCAGGAATGCCTGGAGGGAACTTCTttaaatttggcacaaacgtccacttggactcaaggatgaaatGATTAGAATTTGGTAGTCAAAGGTCTAcgtcactgtgacctcacaaaacaagttttcagccataactcaagaattcatatgctaattatgacaaagtttcacacaaatgtcttaTAGGATAagatgatgaagtgatgacattttatatccaaaaggcCAAAGGTCAAcgtcactgtgacatcataatgttctgcaaatcGTTTTTCTAGCCATTATTCAACGCCATAGCTCAGGAACAGAaagggagattgtgaccatatcTCACATTTGATCaggatactgaattggtgacactaatttTGGGTACTCACcttgaaaatgtgatgattgtaaagatcttctgtgctgccgggttgaagatgtgtgtgtgtgtgaagcattgacattttagaatttgtagcttctttgctgCAACATTCATATCTGAAGCATTGTCTACTGTCGTGGCTACAGCTTTGGctaaaaacatttgaacacatacaaagaaaatacactTCATACCTTTTTATTATATTCCTTCAAAGTTTGAAATATTATctgagtctggacagacatggatgtaaactgcaacttgacaaATTGTAGGAGACATACAACCGTGAGGTGATATTTACATAGTTAATCTAGAAGTAACAAAGgtttggatggatggatgggtgagAGGATTAATTGACAGATTTTATTCATTAGACTGTTGAGCGTTGTAATTTCTATCTATTCAGTCTAAGTCATCTTtcaaaatggacaaaaatggATAATTATTGTCTTTGTATTATGACAAAACTCTTATTCTTTCAGTTTAAATGCCAGACCACTGTGTATAATTTGCTGCTACAAAGCTGTGAaaccatgtttttgtttttttaaagattgtaAAACAGTTCCCTCTCTCCAACTCCTGCAGGCAAGAAAAACAAGCTGCGGGTGTATTACCTATCGTGGCTCAGAAACAAGATTTTGCACAACGACCCTGAGGTTGAGAAGAAGCAGGGTTGGGTCAATGTTGGTGACCTGGAGGGCTGCGTCCACTACAAAGTCGGTACGTTTCATATACCTTAACCGTCAAAGATTCCTGAACCTCAAATGAATAATACACACAAAGAGAGGGTTCAACTTGACCAAGATTTGTTAATAAGCCCTACTTTAAGCAACTCACTATTGACTAACTTCTATTCATTCCAGTGAAATATGAGAGGATCAAGTTCTTGGTGCTGGCCTTGAAGAACGCTGTGGAGGTGTACGCCTGGGCACCTAAACCCTACCACAAATTCATGGCCTTTAAGGTAAGCATGGTCCCAGGGCAGATCTAGATCTCTAGTTTTTCCACCTGTAAGTTGTGACTTCACAACTAACTTGTTTATTCATGGTTGGTTTCAGTCTTTTGGTGACCTGGTGCACAGGCCTCTGCTGGTTGACCTGACTGTGGAGGAAGGTCAGAGGTTAAAGGTCATCTACGGCTCCTGCTCAGGCTTCCATGCTGTGGATGTGGACTCCGGTGCCGTCTACGACATCTACCTGCCCACACATGTACGTACTCAGCACAGAGTCTGAtcctctcttgtttttctcctcctgtgttTCATGCTCTTCACTCTCTtgacttttctgtgtttttccacCCTCAGATCCAGACCAGCATTCAGTGCCACGCCATCATCATCTTACCCAACACTGACGGCATAGAGTTGCTGGTGTGTTACGAAGACGAGGGCGTCTACGTCAACACCTATGGACGCATCACCAAGGATGTGGTGCTGCAGTGGGGAGAAATGCCAACTTCAGTGGGTAAGTTTTTCAAAAACGAGACGGTCCAACTTATTCCAGTGTGGGCAGCAAATGTAACACATAACACATATTTTGTAATGAATCTGTGCAGCCCGAGTCATATAATCTtttatctctctgtgtttttgtagcCTACATTAGGTCGAACCAGATCATGGGCTGGGGTGAAAAGGCCATAGAGATCCGCTCAGTGGAGACGGGTCACCTGGACGGTGTCTTCATGCATAAGAGAGCCCAGAGACTCAAGTTCCTCTGTGAGAGGAATGACAAGGTGAGAACTTTATCTCTGTCTTctggtttttctttctttctgtcctttttttctttttctttttctttctctgtatttctttctttcttccctccttccttctaTCTCTTTACTTTCAATCTATGTAAGAACAAAGGCTGGAATTAATGACGTTAACACCATAAAATTGAATTtgatgaaactgaaaatgttctgGAGATCGTCAGCATATGTTGTCATGATATTCCATTGATAATTTTGCAGCATTTGCATTTGATTCACTGGACATTTGAGCAGAAACTCCTGTAAATACCAGTTAGCAGAATTTGTCTCTATTTCTGTGTTCTCAGGGCAGCTTAAGACGACGTGCAGGTCACATGTTTCTGTCTGAATTgctgaatattaaaatcaaaacaaaccacACAGTCTCAATAGTTGCAGCACTTACGCAGGATGGTTGCTGTTggtaatcaata
This DNA window, taken from Thunnus albacares chromosome 24, fThuAlb1.1, whole genome shotgun sequence, encodes the following:
- the LOC122976788 gene encoding mitogen-activated protein kinase kinase kinase kinase 4-like isoform X1, with amino-acid sequence MANDSPAKSLVDIDLASLRDPAGIFELVEVVGNGTYGQVYKGRHVKTGQLAAIKVMDVTEDEEEEIKLEINMLKKYSHHRNIATYYGAFIKKSPPGHDDQLWLVMEFCGAGSITDLVKNTKGNQLKEDWIAYISREILRGLAHLHAHHVIHRDIKGQNVLLTENAEVKLVDFGVSAQLDRTVGRRNTFIGTPYWMAPEVIACDENPDATYDYRSDLWSCGITAIEMAEGAPPLCDMHPMRALFLIPRNPPPRLKSKKWSKKFFSFIEGCLVKNYTQRPPTEQLLKHPFIRDQPNERQVRIQLKDHIDRTKKKRGEKDETEYEYSGSEEEEEDPPEQEGEPSSIVNVPGESTLRRDFIRLQQENKERSEALRRQQLLQEQQLREQEEYKRQLLAERQKRIEQQKEQRRRLEEQQRREREMRRQQEREQRRREQEEKRRIEEMDRRRKEEEERRRAEDEKRRNDREQEYIRRQLEEEQRHLEMLQEQLLREQAMLLEFKWRELEEQRKAERLHKRLQQEQAYLLSLQHDTKQQPGDKTKLLSDHSKPPQTSTLPPDRVLTTTPQAQVLDSAVSVARGAHESLRGLQTIPSDSTKSQAAVPEKTDSDETCTSQLSDSPSPSPPQTETPTDSKPPQAEHLEPDRPAEPVSHPPQPIREADERYRKNIQGSPQTAPPPKQPPLPPRSSEPFSNGGSSEASAMHRPMEPQVQWSHLAALKSSNSAAPSPPPPPVVSRSQSFSEPGGVTSSFAQLHLRSQDPHHHHHHHHPSPARTDPQPQLPLHHPQAQPRAEHQASSEEVPPKVPVRTTSRSPVLSRRESPLPSQPGNQGGQRNAGGSNVEQRPLWDRVEKLQPRPGSGSSSGSSNSSSQASSGDRFRPRCESPASSKSEGSPLQRPENVPKKQDEKNLARPTRPAGDVDLTALAKELRAVDDVRPPHKVTDYSSSSEDSGTTDEDDDEEVDQEAGEESTSGAEDSRAGYSHGFCRRLSNGETESAKTMLVEDSESDQATTPSKDGTLVIRQSTVDIKRLVNLSSPAGPGHGQGQPQPPGHSLQEKNGFAGRIHHLPDLIQQSHHSPSSSSTIPSSSSSSSSSFPSSSSHASPAMSPQNSLDKLTAIETQSESNSMSKHKSSSSFTPFIDPRLLQISPSSGSSLNNMAGFGQDGRLADPLRSDPSRKGSVVNVNPVNTRPPSDTPEIRKYKKRFNSEILCAALWGVNLLVGTESGLMLLDRSGQGKVYPLINRRRIQQMDVLEGLNVLVTISGKKNKLRVYYLSWLRNKILHNDPEVEKKQGWVNVGDLEGCVHYKVVKYERIKFLVLALKNAVEVYAWAPKPYHKFMAFKSFGDLVHRPLLVDLTVEEGQRLKVIYGSCSGFHAVDVDSGAVYDIYLPTHIQTSIQCHAIIILPNTDGIELLVCYEDEGVYVNTYGRITKDVVLQWGEMPTSVAYIRSNQIMGWGEKAIEIRSVETGHLDGVFMHKRAQRLKFLCERNDKVFFASVRPGGASQVYFMTLGRTSLMSW